A DNA window from Coffea arabica cultivar ET-39 chromosome 6c, Coffea Arabica ET-39 HiFi, whole genome shotgun sequence contains the following coding sequences:
- the LOC140008435 gene encoding IAA-amino acid hydrolase ILR1-like 1 yields MLDTGILENVDAIFGLHVSSKYPIGTVAARPGPILAANGFFDAVIKGKGGHAAIPQTSIDPILAASNIIISLQHLISREADPLDSQVVTVGKFQGGAAFNVIPDSVAIGGTFRAFSKDSFRQLKQRIEEVIIRQAAVHRCNATVDFEADYRPFYPVTINSNRLHDHFQTVAENMLGSKSIIELQPTMGAEDFGFLAEAIPGYFYFVGMRNDSEGQSVSGHSPDFKVNENVLQYGAALHASLAVTHLLGGPATLSVQKESLRDEL; encoded by the exons ATGCTAGATACTGGGATATTAGAGAATGTTGATGCCATCTTTGGACTGCATGTCTCTTCCAAATACCCAATTGGCACAGTTGCTGCCAGACCTGGGCCTATATTGGCTGCAAATGGATTTTTTGATGCTGTAATTAAAGGAAAAGGCGGACATGCAGCTATTCCCCAGACCTCAATTGACCCAATCTTGGCGGCTTCCAATATAATTATTAGCTTACAACATCTTATTTCGCGTGAAGCCGATCCATTAGATTCACAG GTAGTAACTGTTGGGAAATTCCAAGGTGGTGCCGCATTCAATGTGATTCCTGATTCAGTTGCAATAGGTGGTACCTTCAGGGCATTCTCAAAAGACAGTTTCAGGCAACTTAAACAAAGAATTGAAGAG GTAATTATTCGACAAGCTGCCGTACACAGATGCAATGCGACTGTTGACTTCGAGGCAGATTACAGGCCCTTTTACCCGGTAACCATAAATAGCAACCGGTTGCATGATCACTTCCAAACTGTAGCTGAGAATATGCTGGGTTCTAAGAGCATCATAGAATTGCAACCAACCATGGGAGCAGAAGATTTTGGCTTTTTGGCTGAGGCAATCCCGGGGTACTTTTACTTTGTAGGAATGCGCAATGATTCTGAGGGACAATCTGTATCAGGGCACTCCCCTGATTTCAAAGTAAACGAAAATGTACTTCAATATGGTGCTGCTTTACATGCATCATTGGCTGTGACTCACCTCCTTGGTGGTCCTGCTACGCTATCTGTGCAGAAAGAGAGTTTGCGTGATGAGCTCTAA
- the LOC113691592 gene encoding small ribosomal subunit protein eS30z/eS30y/eS30x-like codes for MGKVHGSLARAGKVRGQTPKVAKQDKKKKPRGRAYKRMQYNRRFVTAVVGFGKKRGPNSSEK; via the exons ATGG GTAAGGTTCACGGTTCATTAGCTCGTGCCGGTAAGGTGAGAGGGCAAACTCCCAAGGTTGCAAAGCAGGATAAGAAGAAGAAGCCCCGCGGCCGTGCCTACAAGCGTATGCAATACAACCGCCGCTTCGTCACTGCCG TTGTTGGCTTTGGAAAGAAGAGGGGGCCAAACTCATCGGAGAAGTAA
- the LOC113693822 gene encoding asparagine--tRNA ligase, cytoplasmic 1 isoform X1 — MSIDSTPPLEQLSLSGTVEEAQFSRRVLIHSILSRPDGGAGLAGQVVKIGGWVKTGREQGKGAFAFLELNDGSCPANLQVIVESGVHKLGDLVPTGTSVYVEGELKKPPEGTKQKIELKVLKVLDVGTVDAAKYPLPKTRLTLEFLRDFVHLRPRTNTISAVARIRNELAYATHTFFHKHGFLYVHTPIITTSDCEGAGEMFQVTTLINEAEKLEKELKENPAPSEADIVAAELLVKEKGEAVAQLKSAKASKEEISAAVAVLTKAKENLVKLQERFRLGNRCKLSAGIPKKDGKIDYSEDFFARQAFLTVSGQLQVETFACALSSVYTFGPTFRAEQSHTSRHLAEFWMVEPEIAFADLQDDMNCAEAYVKFLCQWLLDYSLADMEFMAAHIDKTCIDRLKMVASSNFYRITYTEAIAILEEVSKARKFENKVEWGIDLASEHERYLTEEKFKAPVIVYNYPKGIKAFYMKLNEDKKTVAAMDVLVPKVGELVGGSQREENYEVLRARILEMNLPLEPYEWYLDLRRYGTVKHSGFGLGFERMILFATGIENIRDVIPFPRYPGRADL, encoded by the exons ATGTCGATCGATTCGACGCCGCCATTAGAACAGCTCTCCCTAAGCGGCACCGTCGAGGAGGCCCAGTTTTCCCGCCGGGTCCTGATCCACTCTATTCTAAGCCGGCCCGATGGCGGGGCGGGACTAGCAGGTCAAGTTGTGAAAATCGGAGGATGGGTGAAAACTGGCCGAGAACAGGGGAAAGGTGCCTTCGCGTTTCTGGAACTCAACGACGGCTCTTGTCCGGCGAATCTGCAGGTCATAGTGGAGTCCGGCGTGCACAAGCTTGGCGATTTGGTGCCCACCGGCACGTCCGTGTACGTGGAAGGCGAGCTTAAGAAGCCTCCCGAGGGGACTAAGCAGAAAATTGAGCTCAAGGTTCTGAAGGTTCTGGATGTGGGGACTGTTGATGCGGCCAAGTATCCTTTGCCGAAGACCAGGCTTACGCTGGAATTCCTAAGGGATTTTGTGCATCTTCGCCCCCGAACCAACACT ATTTCTGCAGTTGCTCGAATCCGTAATGAACTGGCTTATGCCACCCATACATTTTTCCACAAGCATGGATTTCTTTATGTCCACACTCCTATCATAACCACTAGTGACTGTGAGGGTGCTGGTGAGATGTTTCAGGTCACAACTTTAATTAATGAGgctgaaaaattggaaaaggagCTTAAAGAGAACCCTGCTCCTTCAGAAGCTGACATAGTAGCTGCTGAGCTCCTCGTTAAGGAGAAGGGAGAAGCCGTTGCTCAACTCAAATCTGCTAAAGCTAGCAAGGAAGAAATTAGTGCTGCTGTTGCGGTGCTTACTAAGGCTAAAGAGAATCTTGTGAAGCTGCAAGAGAGGTTTAGGTTGGGGAACAGATGTAAGCTTAGTGCTGGCATACCAAAAAAGGATGGAAAAATAGATTATTCTGAAGATTTCTTTGCTCGTCAAGCATTTCTGACTGTTTCTGGGCAACTTCAGGTTGAGACATTTGCTTGTGCGCTCAGTAGTGTTTATACATTTGGACCAACTTTTCGAGCTGAACAGTCACATACATCAAGGCATTTGGCGGAGTTTTGGATGGTGGAGCCTGAAATTGCGTTTGCTGATCTCCAG GATGATATGAACTGTGCAGAAGCATATGTGAAATTCTTGTGCCAGTGGTTACTTGATTATTCCCTCGCTGACATGGAGTTTATGGCCGCCCATATTGACAAAACTTGCATCGATAGACTTAAAATGGTTGCCTCAAGCAACTTCTACCGGATAACTTATACAGAAGCCATAGCAATTCTTGAGGAGGTGTCAAAAGCAAGGAAATTTGAGAATAAAGTAGAATGGGGAATAGATTTGGCATCTGAACATGAGAG ATACTTGACTGAAGAGAAATTTAAAGCGCCTGTCATTGTTTACAACTATCCCAAAGGAATTAAAGCATTCTATATGAAGCTCAATGAAGACAAGAAGACTGTTGCAGCAATGGATGTCCTTGTACCGAAG GTGGGTGAATTGGTGGGAGGAAGCCAAAGAGAAGAGAATTATGAGGTTCTCAGAGCAAG AATATTGGAGATGAATCTACCACTCGAGCCATACGAGTGGTACCTTGATCTCCGACGCTATGGAACTGTCAAgcacagtgggtttggtctagGCTTTGAGAGGATGATTCTTTTTGCTACAGGGATCGAGAACATTAGAGATGTCATCCCGTTCCCCAGATATCCTGGAAGGGCAGATCTTTAA
- the LOC113693822 gene encoding asparagine--tRNA ligase, cytoplasmic 1 isoform X2: protein MSIDSTPPLEQLSLSGTVEEAQFSRRVLIHSILSRPDGGAGLAGQVVKIGGWVKTGREQGKGAFAFLELNDGSCPANLQVIVESGVHKLGDLVPTGTSVYVEGELKKPPEGTKQKIELKVLKVLDVGTVDAAKYPLPKTRLTLEFLRDFVHLRPRTNTVTTLINEAEKLEKELKENPAPSEADIVAAELLVKEKGEAVAQLKSAKASKEEISAAVAVLTKAKENLVKLQERFRLGNRCKLSAGIPKKDGKIDYSEDFFARQAFLTVSGQLQVETFACALSSVYTFGPTFRAEQSHTSRHLAEFWMVEPEIAFADLQDDMNCAEAYVKFLCQWLLDYSLADMEFMAAHIDKTCIDRLKMVASSNFYRITYTEAIAILEEVSKARKFENKVEWGIDLASEHERYLTEEKFKAPVIVYNYPKGIKAFYMKLNEDKKTVAAMDVLVPKVGELVGGSQREENYEVLRARILEMNLPLEPYEWYLDLRRYGTVKHSGFGLGFERMILFATGIENIRDVIPFPRYPGRADL from the exons ATGTCGATCGATTCGACGCCGCCATTAGAACAGCTCTCCCTAAGCGGCACCGTCGAGGAGGCCCAGTTTTCCCGCCGGGTCCTGATCCACTCTATTCTAAGCCGGCCCGATGGCGGGGCGGGACTAGCAGGTCAAGTTGTGAAAATCGGAGGATGGGTGAAAACTGGCCGAGAACAGGGGAAAGGTGCCTTCGCGTTTCTGGAACTCAACGACGGCTCTTGTCCGGCGAATCTGCAGGTCATAGTGGAGTCCGGCGTGCACAAGCTTGGCGATTTGGTGCCCACCGGCACGTCCGTGTACGTGGAAGGCGAGCTTAAGAAGCCTCCCGAGGGGACTAAGCAGAAAATTGAGCTCAAGGTTCTGAAGGTTCTGGATGTGGGGACTGTTGATGCGGCCAAGTATCCTTTGCCGAAGACCAGGCTTACGCTGGAATTCCTAAGGGATTTTGTGCATCTTCGCCCCCGAACCAACACT GTCACAACTTTAATTAATGAGgctgaaaaattggaaaaggagCTTAAAGAGAACCCTGCTCCTTCAGAAGCTGACATAGTAGCTGCTGAGCTCCTCGTTAAGGAGAAGGGAGAAGCCGTTGCTCAACTCAAATCTGCTAAAGCTAGCAAGGAAGAAATTAGTGCTGCTGTTGCGGTGCTTACTAAGGCTAAAGAGAATCTTGTGAAGCTGCAAGAGAGGTTTAGGTTGGGGAACAGATGTAAGCTTAGTGCTGGCATACCAAAAAAGGATGGAAAAATAGATTATTCTGAAGATTTCTTTGCTCGTCAAGCATTTCTGACTGTTTCTGGGCAACTTCAGGTTGAGACATTTGCTTGTGCGCTCAGTAGTGTTTATACATTTGGACCAACTTTTCGAGCTGAACAGTCACATACATCAAGGCATTTGGCGGAGTTTTGGATGGTGGAGCCTGAAATTGCGTTTGCTGATCTCCAG GATGATATGAACTGTGCAGAAGCATATGTGAAATTCTTGTGCCAGTGGTTACTTGATTATTCCCTCGCTGACATGGAGTTTATGGCCGCCCATATTGACAAAACTTGCATCGATAGACTTAAAATGGTTGCCTCAAGCAACTTCTACCGGATAACTTATACAGAAGCCATAGCAATTCTTGAGGAGGTGTCAAAAGCAAGGAAATTTGAGAATAAAGTAGAATGGGGAATAGATTTGGCATCTGAACATGAGAG ATACTTGACTGAAGAGAAATTTAAAGCGCCTGTCATTGTTTACAACTATCCCAAAGGAATTAAAGCATTCTATATGAAGCTCAATGAAGACAAGAAGACTGTTGCAGCAATGGATGTCCTTGTACCGAAG GTGGGTGAATTGGTGGGAGGAAGCCAAAGAGAAGAGAATTATGAGGTTCTCAGAGCAAG AATATTGGAGATGAATCTACCACTCGAGCCATACGAGTGGTACCTTGATCTCCGACGCTATGGAACTGTCAAgcacagtgggtttggtctagGCTTTGAGAGGATGATTCTTTTTGCTACAGGGATCGAGAACATTAGAGATGTCATCCCGTTCCCCAGATATCCTGGAAGGGCAGATCTTTAA
- the LOC113693747 gene encoding uncharacterized protein isoform X3, producing the protein MMQKLTRKWRKSGDEDDNLSLPTRDDSRPMDPQEQEELVRSLESSQAQQSLLWRRYHAYFMYEVDSWSIITADWASVLVCLLAIKGLLHNSKHRRRWLWSSCCPGLLLMFFWLHHMLRLSKFRWDILWLPLGPLSGAGVCLYVDHLLNESSEEVRKLRGYMYSYKAS; encoded by the exons ATGATGCAGAAGCTAACGAGGAAATGGAGGAAATCGGGGGATGAGGATGATAATCTCTCTCTTCCCACTCGCGATGATTCCCGTCCCATGGACCCTCAAG AACAAGAGGAGCTGGTCAGATCATTAGAGAGCAGTCAAGCTCAACAGTCTCTTCTTTGGAGG cgctatcatgcttattttatgtacgaggtTGACTCATGGAGCATCATAACAGCAG ATTGGGCGTCCGTTTTGGTGTGCTTACTGGCCATTAAGGGGTTACTGCATAACTCGAAGCACCGTCGCCGATGGCTCTGGTCCTCCTGCTGTCCTGGCTTACTATTGATGTTTTTCTGGTTGCATCACATGCTGAG ATTGTCAAAGTTTAGATGGGATATTTTGTGGCTTCCTCTAGGTCCACTCAG TGGAGCTGGAGTCTGCCTTTATGTCGACCATTTACTGAATGAGTCATCTGAAGAAGTTAGAAAACTTCGAGGATATATGTATTCTTACAAGGCCAGTTAA
- the LOC113693747 gene encoding uncharacterized protein isoform X1 yields MMQKLTRKWRKSGDEDDNLSLPTRDDSRPMDPQEQEELVRSLESSQAQQSLLWRSVFAGLLFCYVVFLVYSIYHQAFFPWELRYHAYFMYEVDSWSIITADWASVLVCLLAIKGLLHNSKHRRRWLWSSCCPGLLLMFFWLHHMLRLSKFRWDILWLPLGPLSGAGVCLYVDHLLNESSEEVRKLRGYMYSYKAS; encoded by the exons ATGATGCAGAAGCTAACGAGGAAATGGAGGAAATCGGGGGATGAGGATGATAATCTCTCTCTTCCCACTCGCGATGATTCCCGTCCCATGGACCCTCAAG AACAAGAGGAGCTGGTCAGATCATTAGAGAGCAGTCAAGCTCAACAGTCTCTTCTTTGGAGG AGCGTGTTTGCTGGCCTACTTTTCTGCTACGTGGTGTTTCTTGTATACTCAATTTATCACCAGGCCTTTTTTCCATGGGAATTG cgctatcatgcttattttatgtacgaggtTGACTCATGGAGCATCATAACAGCAG ATTGGGCGTCCGTTTTGGTGTGCTTACTGGCCATTAAGGGGTTACTGCATAACTCGAAGCACCGTCGCCGATGGCTCTGGTCCTCCTGCTGTCCTGGCTTACTATTGATGTTTTTCTGGTTGCATCACATGCTGAG ATTGTCAAAGTTTAGATGGGATATTTTGTGGCTTCCTCTAGGTCCACTCAG TGGAGCTGGAGTCTGCCTTTATGTCGACCATTTACTGAATGAGTCATCTGAAGAAGTTAGAAAACTTCGAGGATATATGTATTCTTACAAGGCCAGTTAA
- the LOC113693747 gene encoding uncharacterized protein isoform X2, translating to MMQKLTRKWRKSGDEDDNLSLPTRDDSRPMDPQEQEELVRSLESSQAQQSLLWRSVFAGLLFCYVVFLVYSIYHQAFFPWELVDSWSIITADWASVLVCLLAIKGLLHNSKHRRRWLWSSCCPGLLLMFFWLHHMLRLSKFRWDILWLPLGPLSGAGVCLYVDHLLNESSEEVRKLRGYMYSYKAS from the exons ATGATGCAGAAGCTAACGAGGAAATGGAGGAAATCGGGGGATGAGGATGATAATCTCTCTCTTCCCACTCGCGATGATTCCCGTCCCATGGACCCTCAAG AACAAGAGGAGCTGGTCAGATCATTAGAGAGCAGTCAAGCTCAACAGTCTCTTCTTTGGAGG AGCGTGTTTGCTGGCCTACTTTTCTGCTACGTGGTGTTTCTTGTATACTCAATTTATCACCAGGCCTTTTTTCCATGGGAATTG gtTGACTCATGGAGCATCATAACAGCAG ATTGGGCGTCCGTTTTGGTGTGCTTACTGGCCATTAAGGGGTTACTGCATAACTCGAAGCACCGTCGCCGATGGCTCTGGTCCTCCTGCTGTCCTGGCTTACTATTGATGTTTTTCTGGTTGCATCACATGCTGAG ATTGTCAAAGTTTAGATGGGATATTTTGTGGCTTCCTCTAGGTCCACTCAG TGGAGCTGGAGTCTGCCTTTATGTCGACCATTTACTGAATGAGTCATCTGAAGAAGTTAGAAAACTTCGAGGATATATGTATTCTTACAAGGCCAGTTAA